In Alkalimarinus alittae, the DNA window CGAGTGGGACCCTTGCGATATAGATAAAGCTACAGAGCTAGAAATAACAGAGCGCCAAGGCCACTACCAAAAGCAAGCGATAGAAGATTTAACCGCGGTTAAAAAAGGGTTATTTGGCTCAAAAGGGCGTGTGCATGTCCACTTTGGAAGTGAACTTTTAGGGGGAAAATTAAAAGAACTCAATCATACTGAAATTGCCGATTGTATCGACAAATCGATTCTTCAAAATCGGTTAACATTCCCCGTTAATTATGCCGCTAAAGGTGCACTTTCAACATTAGCGATAAACACCCCAACATTTCAACCTCTCGCTATGAAGACACGCTTTTCTAGCGAAGATATTGATGAAGCTGCAAGGGAATTAGAACGAAGATTAAAGGACTGCACGCCAGAAGTACGTCGAAGAGTACTTCTAAATTATGCAGCCCACTCGGTAGACTAGACTAAGAAAACGTTTCACCTAAAGGTCATTACCCTGATTATCTTTAGGTCTACTGGTATTTTTATCTGGCGGATTAACATAGTAGCGCTGCTGATCGATTTCTTTCACCTCAGGGTCAGTTATATCATGCCCCTTCTTGCCTCGCTTTAACCAAAAAACAAATGCAGCTCCTACCACTAACAATAATAACCACTTAAGCATACTGCCTCCTAAATATACTCGCGCCTACTTTTACTACTCACACCAAGCAACAATAGTCAGCAGGCCGTTTAACCTCATTAAAACTAAAGGTTAGCCTAAAACAAAAAATGCGCTAAAGTCTTTTGGACTTATGCGCATTTTAGGGGTTCTAACATTGGTACGATATAGGTACAAGTATATAGAGGACTTAAGCATCTAATCCGGCGCTTAAACCCACATACGGTACTTAAAACCAAATACTTTAGATTTCTAAAGTTTTAGATTTCTATTTGCTCCATCGCTTCTTCTTTTTCTGCTGCTGTAGCAGGCTTTGGCATCAACTGCTCACGAATAAGCCCTTCAATTTCAGTGGCGATTTCAGGATGCTCTTCTAAATAAACAGCTGAGTTTGCTTTACCTTGACCAATTTTATCGCCTTTATATGAGTACCAAGCGCCGGCCTTATCAACAAGCCCACACTTAACGCCCATATCGATCACTTCACCCATATGGTAGATACCTTTACCATACATAATCTGGAATTCAGCCTGTTTGAAAGGAGGTGCAACCTTGTTCTTAACCACTTTAACTCGAGTTTCGTTACCTACAATCTCGTCACCTACTTTAACGGCACCCGTACGACGAATATCCAAGCGAACAGATGAGTAAAATTTAAGTGCATTACCACCGGTTGTGGTTTCAGGGTTACCAAACATCACACCAATTTTCATACGAATTTGGTTAATGAAGATACACAGGCAATTAGCATTTTTGATATTACCCGTAATCTTACGCAGCGCTTGTGACATTAAACGTGCCTGCAAGCCAACGTGATGGTCTCCCATTTCGCCTTCTATTTCAGCTTTAGGGGTTAATGCGGCAACAGAGTCAACTATAATTACTTCAACCGCACCAGAACGTACTAACATGTCAGCTATTTCAAGTGCTTGCTCACCAGTATCTGGTTGAGAAACCAAAAGCTCATCAACGTTAACGCCTAGCTTTTCAGCATAGTCTGGGTCAAGCGCGTGCTCAGCATCAATAAACGCACAGGTCTTACCTTGCTTTTGGGCTTCAGCCACGACTTGCAAGGTTAGTGTTGTTTTACCTGAACTTTCAGGGCCGTAGATTTCAACAATACGACCATAAGGAAGCCCACCAATGCCTAACGCGACATCAAGCCCCAAAGAACCTGTAGAAACAGCAGGCATCGCTTCACGGGGTTGATCCCCCATTTTCATGACAGCGCCTTTACCAAACTGTCTTTCAATTTGTGATAATGCTGCGGTAAGCGCCTTCTTTTTGTTATCGTCCATTGGTGACCTCTAAAAACGGTTTAAGTAAAACACTGAATCTGTAAAACACTGTATATTTGGTCAGTATTATTCCACAATTTTTTTTATCTGCAAAGCCTTTTAACTGAAGTTTAATTTATCCACCCTTCTTCTCTTTATATCTCTATGATTTCACGTAAAATTGCCGTTCGTTTTTTTATACAGGGTAATACGCTTACATCATGGCTAACTCGAAAGGTACAACACAACAACACACCCCAATGATGCAACAATACCATCGACTTAAAGCAGACCATCCTAATGAGTTGCTGTTTTATCGTATGGGGGATTTTTACGAGTTATTTTATGATGATGCCAAAAGAGCCTCTGAACTTTTGGACATTACGCTGACAGCCAGAGGACAATCAGCCGGTCAGCCGATACCTATGTCCGGCATCCCTTACCATGCTGCAGAAGGCTATATTGCCCGCATCGTAAAAGCAGGCATATCGGTAGCGATTTGTGAGCAAGTGGGTGACCCTGCGACTAGCAAGGGCCCCGTTGAAAGAAAAGTCGTTCGCGTGGTAACCCCAGGCACACTCACCGATGAAGCATTTCTTGAAGAACGAAAAGACAACCTACTGACGGCCGTTCACTTTGCAGAAGAGTCATTTGGTATTGCCACGCTAGACATTAGTTGTGGCCGCTTTAATGTACTTGAGGTCGATAGCCTTGAAGCATTACAAGGCGAACTTCAGCGACTTCAACCCGCCGAGCTATTAGTCAGTGAAGAGTTCCCCTACTCACACGTGATTGCAAACATTAAAGGTCTAAGACGTCAGCCACCATGGAACTTTGAACTAGAAACAGCACAACGCGTCTTAACCAAGCAGTTGCAAACAAAAGATCTTACCGGCTTTGGCTGTGATGATTTAACACTTGCCATTCAAGCCGCCGGTTGTTTGTTGCAATATGCGCGTGAAACTCAGCGTAATAACCTGCCACATATTAGGCAGTTAAACCGCGAACGACGTGAAGAAAGCGTGATTCTAGATGCCACCAGTCATCGTAACCTTGAAATAGACACTAACATCATGGGTGGCCACCTCCATACCCTAGCATGGGTTATGGATAAAACATCCACCGCAATGGGAAGCCGCCTGCTAAGACGATGGTTAAACCGTCCTCTGCGCGACCAAGGGCAGATTAATGACCGACAAGATGCCGTTAAAGCACTGCTAAATGAATACTATTACGAAAATGTTCAAGATCAGCTTAAGAAAATTGGTGATATTGAGCGCATTCTTTCGCGCGTTGCACTAGGGTCAGCACGCCCTCGGGATTTTGCCCGTCTAAGAGACACTTTTGCCATATTGCCTGATTTGCAATCCACGCTGGCTGATATCAATTCAACTCAAATTAAACGCTTATCAAAAGAGATTCGAGAGTATCCAGACTTAGCCGACTTACTTGAGCGCGCCATTATCGAAAACCCGCCGGTCATCATTCGTGACGGCGGCGTTATTAAAGATGGCTACGATACAGAGTTAGATGAACTACGTTCACTCAGCGAAAATGCGGGACAGTTTCTGGTCGATCTA includes these proteins:
- the recA gene encoding recombinase RecA produces the protein MDDNKKKALTAALSQIERQFGKGAVMKMGDQPREAMPAVSTGSLGLDVALGIGGLPYGRIVEIYGPESSGKTTLTLQVVAEAQKQGKTCAFIDAEHALDPDYAEKLGVNVDELLVSQPDTGEQALEIADMLVRSGAVEVIIVDSVAALTPKAEIEGEMGDHHVGLQARLMSQALRKITGNIKNANCLCIFINQIRMKIGVMFGNPETTTGGNALKFYSSVRLDIRRTGAVKVGDEIVGNETRVKVVKNKVAPPFKQAEFQIMYGKGIYHMGEVIDMGVKCGLVDKAGAWYSYKGDKIGQGKANSAVYLEEHPEIATEIEGLIREQLMPKPATAAEKEEAMEQIEI
- the mutS gene encoding DNA mismatch repair protein MutS, whose protein sequence is MMANSKGTTQQHTPMMQQYHRLKADHPNELLFYRMGDFYELFYDDAKRASELLDITLTARGQSAGQPIPMSGIPYHAAEGYIARIVKAGISVAICEQVGDPATSKGPVERKVVRVVTPGTLTDEAFLEERKDNLLTAVHFAEESFGIATLDISCGRFNVLEVDSLEALQGELQRLQPAELLVSEEFPYSHVIANIKGLRRQPPWNFELETAQRVLTKQLQTKDLTGFGCDDLTLAIQAAGCLLQYARETQRNNLPHIRQLNRERREESVILDATSHRNLEIDTNIMGGHLHTLAWVMDKTSTAMGSRLLRRWLNRPLRDQGQINDRQDAVKALLNEYYYENVQDQLKKIGDIERILSRVALGSARPRDFARLRDTFAILPDLQSTLADINSTQIKRLSKEIREYPDLADLLERAIIENPPVIIRDGGVIKDGYDTELDELRSLSENAGQFLVDLENREKERTGISTLKVGYNRVHGYFIEISKAQSDQAPTEYIRRQTLKNAERFITPELKEFEDKALSSKSRALSREKALYEALITQLAEQLMPLQITAQAISELDVLANFAERAQTLNLTAPEISAKPGLLIEDGRHPVIEQLLDAPFVPNDLHLDTERRMLIITGPNMGGKSTYMRQVALIVLLSGTGSFVPANRAVIGPVDRIFTRMGSSDDIAGGRSTFMVEMTETANILHNATENSLVLMDEVGRGTSTFDGLSLAWASAEHLAKRIKAYTLFATHYFELTTLPDQLDNAVNVHLTATEHDDSIVFLHTVHEGPASQSYGLQVAKLAGVPHSVIQNARQQLSMLEASDSKTPVAPTLNTSDAIGGNQYAPDTSLQSDMFAVMEPSAVDAAVKDIDPDSLTPRQALEELYRLKGLLS